The segment TGGCCTCCAAAACACCACTGTCGTGTAAATGAATGgccaaaatgtaaaacattttccatATTTAGTTGAAAACGCTGTCGTGTAATCACCCTCTCAAAATTGAACTGATATCTAAACACAGATTCCAATAGAATTCAATGCCAATTAAATTTGTTCAAGTGAAAATGACACAATTACTTGTCACTATTGGGTTACTGACTAGCAGTGAagtaattattactattatgtaaTGAATATGTAATACTAGATTCTAGATGCTAAGAGAataagggccagatttactaacagcttgcgcCAGCGCAAACcattttttggcattaaaattgtactgtcaggatttactaaagatgTGCAATAAAGAACGGAGGACGTGGCTGAAGCTTGGTGCTGACCCGACTGTCATAGTAACAACAGCCAATCACATTACTTTTCTGGTGTTGCATTAACGCGATTGGCTAGCGTCTGCACTAGTATATTTGCATAAGGTTTATATGATTGGCTAAGGCCTGTAATGTCGCTTGAAAAGTTTTCAACTTCTGCCGCAAGTAACCCCAGTGACGCAAGCAACCCCAGTGACGCAACGCAACAGACTTCAGCAATGCTTGATGTCACCCTAATCAAAGTAAACGAGAGGCGTTGACGCTGACGCCCCCTGTGAATGCATCGTAACGTTTGTGCTTGTCAAAAACAAGCGTTTTTGCTTATTCATTCCATTATTTAATGCCAAGAAAAAGCGCATTTACGCTGGTAGATGGTAGTTTGcgctggtcattatggaaatgatctgGCTGTGTCTATGTTCCTTAATGTGCGCACTGTTagtaaatcacacacagaattttCCCATCGACACTTTTATGGAATTGCACTCTAACGCCAATTTGCCAcatttagtaaatctggccctagGTATAATGTTCACATTAAAGTTagcagaaaaactgaaaatgttttctACTCATTAAATGACTTATTAGTGATTAAACAATTATTAGTGGCATTAAACATACTAGTTAGTTTAATGCAATAAACGTAAAAACAGCTTTCCATACACGAATTGCGTCACTGAGACAAAAAATCCAAGAACATGTTTGTCCTTCAGTCAATGTGACAACTGCTGCATGTTTTTTCTTCCACAGCCTTGAAAACATTAATACTAGGGCTTTGGGAGTCCCTTGGATTTTGGTCTTTCACAATATAAACAAAGAAGAAGAGTGCTCATTTTCCCTGTTAGATGCATTAGATTACATGGAGATTTTTGTGTCTGCAAGTACTTGAAAGCTGCTCTAATATTTTTAGGTGCACATCTGAACCTGTGATAACATGTTACCTACATACTGGGCCCCAGGCACAGACATTCCTCCCTAAACGAAAACAATGGAAGCCGcttccacacacactctcactgAAAAGGTCCCAAATGTCttttacaaatacaaaacatCATCCTCACAGAAATAATCCTGGTTTACAAAATTAGAACACGGACATGCTATTTgttatgtttattaaattagtattttatCTTAGAAATATTGCATATTCATCAGGGACgttcataaaaatgataaataatgttTGAGAATTTCACCACAGTTGTTGAAACTATGCTGAAAGACATTATTTCTGTTAATTATGGCATTTCAGGAATGGACACAAAGCATATGAAAATACAGTACTTGCTCTGTTGgctccaaaattaaaatgtaaaatggttTATGCAATGATTTTccaattacactttaaaaatgaactaGGTGAAGCTGTATGGTAAGCAAACTTAAAAGTTCTTAACTGAAAATAAGACACTTTTAGTCAGGTTACTATTTACAAGTAAATGTAGTTGCGGAATAATTGACTACTGACTATTTCAGCTACGCATGGATAGTGTGTTACATCAGCACTACATACTTGTATAAATACATGATTTTAAATAAGACCCTTTAagaaaatgattacattttttgtgcGTTTAAACTCTAGAGCTTGGTTGGTCAACAGCTTGTgcgttttattttaaagtcacaGTCATTTTATAAAGGCATAACTTCTATCTTTCAGACTGAGACCTGTCATGGTTAGACTGCTGGTCTAAGTCATCATTTGCAACCAGTCAAATATACAGCAATAAACGTGCTGGATTTTCATTTAGCCCCTACGCGTTATCTCACTGCATGTTTTTAACTGGTGGACAGGAGTTTAATACCTCATTTAATATCTTCATTGACACCTGACCAGCTTCTGCAGGATTATTCTGCTTAAATGAGCAGGTTGTCATGAAGGTTTTATGATGATCAGGTGACACAGATCTCATTGGCCCATATGGGGGGCTTGCTGTCATATGGGACAAGCACTCGAGCCTCTGCTCCTGAAGTATTTCCTTCTTCTCCGGTCTCATCTCTTTCTCCTGAATCTGCCACTCCTCCTCTTCCCACCCAGCCTGGCTTTTCAAGACCTTCCTGCACAGAGAACGGCTTTTCCAACACTTTCAGAACTCTCTGGACCTAATGGGTTTGAGAAGACAAAGactaaaatgcaaatttgttcaataaaaacatcacaactattcaaaagtttgggtctgtgaagttaaaaataaaaaataacagcattacatttttttaacaattaattgaatgtgtccttgctgaatagaagtattaattttattttaaaaatcataccgtccccaaacttttgaacgatatTAGTAACTAAAACAAAGCTAGTAAGAGCCCCACCTCTGAGAAGTCACCATTTTCAGCTGCCTCTATTGCATTCTGGGCAATATAGTTTCTGAGTACCACATACgggttgttgttgttcatcacACGTACTCTCTCCCTCTGCATATCTTCCACATCAACTCCTGACTCACATTCACGAGCAAGCCGCTGCCTTCAGAATTGGATAGACAATATAAAAGCACATTGAAAAAATTCACACAGAtcttaaattactaaaacttctTTCTCTCTAGGTCTGTTTGGTTTCAAATAACAATgttttgcaatgcatttttacctggcaacaggaaattagTGTGTCAGATCAaaagaatttgatgtttccttTCTCTACCTGTATTTTTGGATCCAGCAGGACCAGTCTTCAATCTGTTTGGCTCTTAGTTGTTCTGCAGTGGTGTCCATCAGCTCCTTCAATCTTGAGAGCCTGTCCAGCTGACGGGCGACTGTCTTCCTGTCCGAAATCATCTGGAAAAGTGCAGGGTTACTCTGAGCCATGGACAGCAGCATTGCAAGTTCGCTATATTGAAGGAAAGAAAACATCACTGAACAGAAGTATGCAAATAAAGATATATAAGAACTTCCTTTTAATTTTAACCAATACTATTTATAGGCACTTCAGTGTTATTCATATGCTATTATagcatttaattcaattttaaaatccacttttattttttcagtctttattttaattttagtttaagtttttatgtgatgtgcttttgtcaattagtggtttagtttttattatatttttaatttttttttaatattattattgatactttcaaattattattctatttttcccatttagttAAGGacacatttctaattaaaaaaaaaaagttaaatatgtaatatttaatattttatttttcagctttatttcaatgaacaaatactttaaaataaaatgtaatactgattgttaacaataacaacacttttaaaaaaaaattttaagagCTAAAGGAAATAGTTCAGCTGTTTTTACTAAATAGTAAACTAAGCACAACTTTGATCATTATACACCATTAACACACTATATATGGTAAacatatacactactattcaaaggGGTTTGgagtcagttatttttatttaaacaaaattaatatttttttttagcaaggatccATTAAAccaatcaaaaatgacagtaaagatctccacaaaaaattaaacactgatattaataataaatggtttcttgagcaccaaatcaacacattacaataatttctaAATGGTcgtgcgacactgaagactggagtaacgatgctaacaattcagctttgccatcacagaaataaattacattttaaaacaccataaaatacttttacattgtaatatgctttaaaatataactgcttttctgtatttttaatcaagtaaataCAGCCTCATGAATGCATTAGCgacctgttttaaaaatattcacgaacttctgaatggtagtaTACATGAGAATATACACTGAGATGTTACCGTGGATCCATGGTGGGTCTGTTTGCAGCTTTGAGCTCCTCTAGAGAGGCACACTGCTGCAGGAGAAGCTCTGCAGCTTGTTTTATGGCCTCACTTTCATCTTCCCCCTCCTGCTGTGTTGGGCAGGAAATCTGACTCAAGCTGCGGAAAGTGTTGGTGAAATCCGCACCTAAGAGGATGGAAAGGTAGAGAGAAATCAGAGGTATAATCATCTACCATCAAAGAGAATAAGCATCATAAGCAAGATGATTGTTACAGTATCTTCATACCTGTATTATGCATGGTCTGCATAAATTCTGTGATGAGCATCTCATCCTCTGGTTCCTCCATCCTCAGCAGACCCAGTTTCTTCCTCATGTTGCTCAGATAGTAGCCATTGTAGAGAGGCAGGTACTCATCCAGCACCTGTTCGGCCCGGTCTGGAGGTAGATCAGGCACCAGGGCTTCAGCGAGACGAGCTAAATTCCAGCGGCAGATGGCTGGCTGGGCTTGGTATGAATACCGGCCTGAAGTATCGGAAGCATTACAGATGAAATCTGGGTCAAAactagaaagaaaaaacaaggaAATGAGTGTTCATGAATGATTGTTCAATAATACAAATGACTGCTAAACAGTCAGAAGAACATTTGAGTTAATTACAGACTTTACCGGTCCATGAAGCCAAAAGGGCCATAATCCAAAGTCACACCCAGGATGCTCATGTTATCAGTATTAAGGACTCCATGACAGAAACCCACACACTGCCACTGAGCCACCAGCCTCGCTGTTCGTAAAGTCACCtagtaataaaaatgcatgtttaagtgcatatagaaaatcacaacaaatatgcaaatttatatctgaTACTgagttatttatataaaatattactaatctaaaaagtagtcagaacaaggacaaacacaaaactaccgttaaatatataaatatttaagtagaaaacagaataagaataaaaatgaaatattgttttagtatttaccttcatttgtaagtcacaaataaatttaacatttaaaatagttctatttaaaaaatatatatatatttatactagcTAATTTAAT is part of the Labeo rohita strain BAU-BD-2019 chromosome 18, IGBB_LRoh.1.0, whole genome shotgun sequence genome and harbors:
- the selenoo1 gene encoding selenoprotein O1 isoform X1 — translated: MASAGARLARLYSSCPGVILRRSISHAGMDDMGLSTSLSCLERLEFDNVALKKLPLDPSTEPGVRQVKGACFSRVQPTSLKNPKFVAVSGPAVGLLGLDAEEVLKDPLGPEYLSGSKVMPGSEPAAHCYCGHQFGQFAGQLGDGAACYLGEVKAPVDQSPELLHENPTGRWEIQVKGAGLTPYSRQADGRKVLRSSIREFLCSEAVFALGIPTTRAGSVVMSDSRVMRDIYYDGNPRMERCSVVLRIAPSFIRFGSFEIFKRADEFTGRQGPSYGRDEIRTQMLDYVIETFYPEIHQNHSDRTERNTAFFREVTLRTARLVAQWQCVGFCHGVLNTDNMSILGVTLDYGPFGFMDRFDPDFICNASDTSGRYSYQAQPAICRWNLARLAEALVPDLPPDRAEQVLDEYLPLYNGYYLSNMRKKLGLLRMEEPEDEMLITEFMQTMHNTGADFTNTFRSLSQISCPTQQEGEDESEAIKQAAELLLQQCASLEELKAANRPTMDPRELAMLLSMAQSNPALFQMISDRKTVARQLDRLSRLKELMDTTAEQLRAKQIEDWSCWIQKYRQRLARECESGVDVEDMQRERVRVMNNNNPYVVLRNYIAQNAIEAAENGDFSEVQRVLKVLEKPFSVQEGLEKPGWVGRGGVADSGERDETGEEGNTSGAEARVLVPYDSKPPIWANEICVTUSS
- the selenoo1 gene encoding selenoprotein O1 isoform X2, whose amino-acid sequence is MASAGARLARLYSSCPGVILRRSISHAGMDDMGLSTSLSCLERLEFDNVALKKLPLDPSTEPGVRQVKGACFSRVQPTSLKNPKFVAVSGPAVGLLGLDAEEVLKDPLGPEYLSGSKVMPGSEPAAHCYCGHQFGQFAGQLGDGAACYLGEVKAPVDQSPELLHENPTGRWEIQVKGAGLTPYSRQADGRKVLRSSIREFLCSEAVFALGIPTTRAGSVVMSDSRVMRDIYYDGNPRMERCSVVLRIAPSFIRFGSFEIFKRADEFTGRQGPSYGRDEIRTQMLDYVIETFYPEIHQNHSDRTERNTAFFREVTLRTARLVAQWQCVGFCHGVLNTDNMSILGVTLDYGPFGFMDRFDPDFICNASDTSGRYSYQAQPAICRWNLARLAEALVPDLPPDRAEQVLDEYLPLYNGYYLSNMRKKLGLLRMEEPEDEMLITEFMQTMHNTGADFTNTFRSLSQISCPTQQEGEDESEAIKQAAELLLQQCASLEELKAANRPTMDPRELAMLLSMAQSNPALFQMISDRKTVARQLDRLSRLKELMDTTAEQLRAKQIEDWSCWIQKYRQRLARECESGVDVEDMQRERVRVMNNNNPYVVLRNYIAQNAIEAAENGDFSEVQRVLKVLEKPFSVQEGLEKPGWVGRGGVADSGERDETGEEGNTSGAEARVLVPYDSKPPIWANEICVT